TTATCTCATCCCCGTCGCGCTGCTGCTTGGCGGGATCGGCCTCGCTGCCTTTCTTTGGGCGTTGCGGTCAGGTCAGTTCGACGATCTCGACGGTGCCGCCCATCGCATTCTGTTCGATGACGAGGACGAGCGGCCGTTGGGCCCAAAGGAGGACGATTAGGGAACTCGGTAGCGGTCAGATCCCTGCTTGGCGCAGTGTCTTAATGGCGCGCGTGAACCCAAGCAGCGACACGTCGACCCGAAACGCCTTCTTCTCCGGCCCGGCGAAGGTGACTTTGAATTGGGTTCCCGCCTGCATCTGCTTGATTTGCTGGTCGCTCATCGACATCTCGGTGCGGCATTCGACCTTGCGGCACTCGACCGGCGGCGACAACAGCGCCGGCTGTTCATCGACCTGCATCCGCACCTTTTCGCCGACGACCAGGCCTGGAGGCATGCGGAGGGTCATGACCGGGGTTTTCTGCTCCCCAGCCAGTCGAACGATGACCGCTATAATCAACCGCTTTTGCTGCTCACCCTGCGCCCACAGCTGGGTGTTGATGCGGCAGAAACGAACGGGGTCGGCCCCCTCTTTGGCGGCGCGCTCGAAGCAGAGATAGGTCCAGTTCTTGATCTTTTCCCGCTTGGTCAACTTGACCTCGGTTTCGGTCTGCGCCATCGCCGCCGTGTCGACCAGCGACGGCGCCACGGCCAAGCAACCGAGGAAAGAGAGGAAGATGATGAATTTAAAGGCTTTCATGCGTCCGTCCGGCCCCTTGTAGCGGTTTGTTGAGCGGCCGCAGATTGGACCAAATCGTCGAGCGCTACAAGAGCCGAAACAGCAAAATCCACAGGTTTCCTGGATGTGGCGGACGGTTCGCCATCGTCGTCCCCGACACCCGGCATTTCGTCATTCCAAGCGCCCGCTTTTGCCGAAAGCAGGG
The window above is part of the Alphaproteobacteria bacterium genome. Proteins encoded here:
- the ccoS gene encoding cbb3-type cytochrome oxidase assembly protein CcoS, with product MTGLLYLIPVALLLGGIGLAAFLWALRSGQFDDLDGAAHRILFDDEDERPLGPKEDD